A region from the Benincasa hispida cultivar B227 chromosome 12, ASM972705v1, whole genome shotgun sequence genome encodes:
- the LOC120068115 gene encoding rRNA 2'-O-methyltransferase fibrillarin 1-like, with protein sequence MRPPRGRGGGGGFRGRGDGGRGRGRGGGGGGRGGGGGRGMSRGGGRGGGRGRGGGRGGGMKGGSKVVIEPHRHEGIFIAKGKEDALVTKNMVSGESVYNEKRISVQNEDGTKVEYRVWNPFRSKLAAAVLGGVDDIWIKPGARVLYLGAASGTTVSHVSDVVGPTGIVYAVEFSHRSGRDLVNMAKKRTNVIPIIEDARHPAKYRMLVGMVDVIFSDVAQPDQARILALNASYFLKAGGHFVISIKANCIDSTVPAEAVFASEVNKLKADQFKPTEQVTLEPFERDHACVVGIYRAPKKQKSAA encoded by the exons ATGAGACCTCCTCGAG GccgtggtggtggtggtggattTAGGGGCAGAGGTGATGGAGGAAGGGGTAGAGGCAGAGGCGGTGGCGGTGGAGGCAGAGGCGGTGGTGGAGGTAGAGGTATGAGCCGCGGTGGTGGGCGCGGTGGTGGAAGAGGCCGCGGTGGAGGAAGAGGAGGTGGCATGAAAGGTGGAAGCAAAGTTGTCATTGAACCCCACAGACATGAAGGGATTTTCATAGCCAAGGGTAAAGAAGATGCCCTTGTCACCAAGAATATGGTCTCTGGTGAATCTGTCTACAACGAGAAGAGGATTTCCGTACAG AATGAAGATGGAACAAAAGTTGAATACAGAGTTTGGAACCCATTCAGGTCAAAGTTGGCGGCTGCTGTTCTTGGTGGTGTTGATGACATATGGATT AAACCTGGTGCTCGAGTGTTATATCTTGGTGCTGCTTCTGGGACTACTGTGTCTCATGTCTCTGATGTTGTTGGCCCT ACTGGTATAGTGTATGCTGTGGAATTCTCTCATAGAAGTGGCAGAGATTTGGTCAACATGGCAAAGAAGCGTACTAACGTTATACCCATCATTGAAGATGCCAGACACCCAGCCAAATACCGGATGTTGGTAGGCATGGTGGATGTAATATTTTCTGATGTTGCTCAGCCAGATCAG GCAAGAATTTTGGCACTTAATGCGTCATATTTTCTCAAAGCCGGTGGTCATTTTGTTATATCAATCAAG GCCAACTGCATAGACTCTACCGTTCCAGCAGAAGCAGTGTTTGCAAGTGAGGTGAATAAGTTAAAAGCAGATCAATTCAAACCGACCGAGCAAGTAACTCTCGAGCCATTTGAGCGAGATCATGCCTGTGTTGTTGGTATTTATCGGGCGCCAAAAAAACAGAAGTCTGCTGCGTAG